One window of Camelina sativa cultivar DH55 chromosome 4, Cs, whole genome shotgun sequence genomic DNA carries:
- the LOC104780255 gene encoding endoribonuclease Dicer homolog 3 isoform X2, which translates to MHSSLEPEIMEEDSQQQGGGGGSNSLKRKFSEIDGDQQSLAPMMIDANGYELKVYEVAMKRNVIAVLASGTNKSEITKMLIKAMGSSDTSKRLIIFLAPTVNLVKQQCCEIRTYVSLKVEEYFGAKGVDKWTSQRWEEEVSKHDVLVMTPQILLDALRSAFLKLEMVCLIIIDECHRTTGNHPYAKLMKEFYHESTNKPKLFGFTASAVVRKDQVSELERLMESKIFNPEERNGVEKFATAVKEGPIFYDPPSICSLELKEKLETLHHKFDVSLRRLQELEKSSFLDMENKFETYQKRLSIDYREILHCLENLGLICAHLAAEICLEKISDTKEDSQTYKECSMVYKEFLEDFLSTIGVYLQQEEKNLVDLQQNHLSAVNSGHVSPKLKELFHLLDLFRGEKSPYVLIFVERIITAEVIERFVKKEASLAYFNVLYLIGKKSSTDTSAQKSQIKIPDPFHVDKVNLIFITDVVEEGTQVPNCSCMVCFDLPKSECSYSHFQKHAKQSNSTSIMFLERGNPKQRDHLDDLMRREVLIQDPEVPNLKSCPPPVTSGHGMQETKAMVIPDSNITVSEEAAAVQTVIDPPNRNEQLTCKKLRLDKNLLQCSAKVKVASSKSKSSSSSAGSKKRKELHGTTCAKALSGTWEKNNDGAIFQAYKFDFCCNISGEAYSSFSLLLESTLAEDVGKVEMDLYLVRKLVKASVSPCRQIRLTQEEMVKAKCFQQFFFNGMFGNLFVGSKSLGTKREFLLQTDTSSLWHPSFMFLLLPVETKDLASTATIDWSAINSCASIVEFLKKNSLLELRVSDGNQCNTSSSQEVLLGDKMEETNLIHFANASSDKNSLEELVVIAIHTGRIYSIVEAVSDSSAMSPFEGDGSSEYATYAEYFNKKYGIILTHPNQPLMKLKQSHHAHNLLVDFNEEMVVKTEPKAGNVRKKKPNIYAHLPPELLVRIDVPRAVLKSIYLLPSVMHRLESLMLASQLREEIDCSIDNFSISSTSILEALTTLTCPEPFSMERLELLGDSVLKYVVSCYLFLKYPDKDEGQLSRQRQSIISNSNLHRVATNRKLQGYIRNGAFEPRRWTAPGQSSLFPVPCKCGVETREVPLDPKFFTENMTIKIGKSCDRGHRWTVSKSVSDCAEALIGSYYVSGGLPAALHMMKWLGVDVDFDPNLVVEAINRVSLRCYIPKDEELTELETKIQHEFSAKFLLKEAITHSSVHESYSYERLEFLGDSVLDFLITRHLFNTYEQTGPGEMTDLRSACVNNENFAQVAVKNNLHTHLQRCATVLETQINEYLMSFTKPDETGRSIPSIQGPKALGDLVESIAGALLIDTRLDLDQVWRVFEPLLSPLVTPDKLQLPPYRELHELCDSLGYFFRVKCSNDGVKAQATIQLQLDDVLLTGDGSEQTNKLALGKAASHLLTQLEKRNISRKISIGDNQSFMDVSLACNHSGGETPVPDSSEIQSIVIPVIGPINMKKGGPRGTLHEFCKKHLWPMPTFDTSVEKSRTPFEFTDGDEKRTSFSSFISTITLRLPNREAVMYAGEARPDKKSSFDSAVVELLYELERRKILTIQK; encoded by the exons ATGCATTCCTCGTTGGAGCCAGAGATAATGGAGGAAGATTCACAACAACAAGGAGGCGGTGGAGGAAGCAATTCGCTCAAGAGAAAATTCTCTGAAATCGATGGAGATCAGCAGAGTCTTGCTCCTATGATGATTGACGCTAATGG TTATGAGTTGAAGGTGTATGAGGTTGCAATGAAGAGGAATGTAATTGCTGTTCTAGCGTCTGGAACTAATAAGTCAGAGATCACTAAGATGCTTATCAAAGCCATGGGTTCTTCTGATACATCCAAAAGATTGATAATTTTCTTGGCCCCTACTGTAAATCTTGTCAAACAG CAATGCTGTGAGATTAGAACATATGTGAGTTTGAAGGTTGAAGAGTACTTTGGAGCTAAAGGAGTGGATAAATGGACTTCCCAACGCTGGGAAGAGGAAGTTAGCAAGCACGat GTTCTGGTTATGACTCCTCAGATATTATTGGATGCCCTTAGAAGTGCATTCCTGAAACTAGAGATGGTATGTCTTATCATAATAGATGAATGCCACCGCACCACTGGCAATCATCCCTATGCGAAGTTAATGAAG GAATTCTATCACGAATCCACTAACAAACCGAAGCTATTTGGATTTACTGCGTCAGCCGTCGTTAGAAAAG ATCAAGTATCAGAACTTGAGAGACTCATGGAATCAAAG ATTTTTAATCCTGAAGAGCGGAATGGGGTGGAAAAGTTTGCTACAGCAGTAAAAGAAGGTCCAATATTTTATGACCCACCATCAATCTGTAGTTTGGAATTGAAAGAAAAGTTGGAAACTTTACACCACAag TTTGATGTTTCTCTTAGAAGGCTTCAAGAGTTGGAAAAAAGCAGTTTTCTCGACATGGAGAATAAGTTTGAGACATATCAAAAGCGATTGTCCATCGACTACAGAGAGATCTTGCATTGCCTTGAAAATCTTGGCCTGATTTGCGCACACTTG GCGGCTGAAATCTGCTTGGAGAAAATCTCAGATACGAAAGAGGATAGTCAAACTTATAAAGAATGCTCAATGGTGTACAAGGAATTTCTTGAGGATTTTTTATCCACAATTGGGGTGTATTTGCAGCAAG AAGAGAAAAATTTGGTAGATTTGCAGCAAAACCATCTGTCAGCAGTAAATTCCGGACATGTATCTCCAAAGTTAAAAGAACTCTTCCATCTACTGGATTTATTTAG AGGGGAAAAATCTCCAtatgttcttatttttgttgagaGAATTATAACTGCCGAAGTGATCGAAAGATTCGTGAAGAAAGAAGCGTCTTTAGCTTACtttaatgttttgtatttaATCGGTAAAAAATCCTCCACCGATACATCGGCACAGAAATCACAAATTAAAATCCCTGATCCATTTCATGTTGACAAG GTGAATCTTATATTTATCACGGATGTGGTTGAAGAGGGAACACAGGTTCCAAATTGCTCATGCATGGTTTGTTTTGACCTGCCCAAATCAGAGTGTAGTTACTCGCATTTTCAAAAACATGCAAAACAGAGTAATTCTACGTCTATCATGTTTCTTGAAAG GGGGAACCCGAAACAAAGAGACCATCTCGATGACCTTATGCGAAGAGAAGTCCTAATTCAAGATCCAGAAGTTCCAAACTTAAAATCGTGTCCACCTCCAGTGACAAGTGGCCATGGCATGCAAGAGACTAAAGCCATGGTTATTCCAGATTCTAACATAACTGTATCTGAGGAAGCAGCTGCCGTACAAACTGTGATTGATCCTCCTAACAGAAATGAGCAGTTAACATGTAAGAAGTTACGTTTGGATAAAAATCTTTTGCAATGCAGCGCCAAAGTGAAGGTTGCCTCTTCTAAAAGtaaatcatcttcatcatctgcag GTTCGAAAAAACGTAAGGAGTTGCACGGGACAACCTGTGCAAAGGCATTGTCAGGGACCtgggaaaaaaataatgatggCGCCATCTTTCAGGCTTATAAGTTTGACTTCTGTTGTAATATTTCTGGCGAAGCATACTCgagtttctctcttttgctcGAGTCAACCCTTGCTGAAGATGTTGGTAAAGTTGAGATGGACCTTTACTTGGTCAGGAAGCTTGTGAAGGCTTCCGTCTCACCTTGTCGCCAGATACGTTTGACTCAAGAGGAG ATGGTTAAAGCAAAGTGTTTTCAGCAGTTTTTCTTTAATGGCATGTTTGGAAATTTATTTGTGGGATCTAAGTCATTGGGAACGAAGAGAGAATTTTTGCTTCAAACTGACACAAGTTCTCTTTGGCACCCTTCCTTTATGTTTCTACTGCTACCAGTTGAAACAAAGGATCTAGCTTCGACTGCAACAATTGATTGGTCAGCTATCAACTCCTGTGCCTCGATAGTTGAGTTCTTGAAGAAAAATTCTCTTCTTGAGCTTAGGGTTAGTGATGGGAATCAGTGCAACACCTCATCCAGTCAGGAAGTCTTACTCGGCGATAAAATGGAAGAAACGAATCTAATTCATTTTGCCAACGCTTCGTCTGATAAAAACAGTCTCGAAGAACTTGTGGTCATTGCAATTCATACTGGAAGGATATACTCTATAGTTGAAGCGGTAAGCGATTCTTCTGCTATGAGCCCGTTTGAGGGCGACGGCTCATCAGAATATGCTACTTATGCagaatattttaataaaaa GTATGGGATTATTTTGACGCACCCGAACCAGCCGTTGATGAAGTTGAAGCAGAGTCACCATGCACACAACCTTTTAGTCGACTTCAATGAAGAGA TGGTTGTGAAGACAGAACCAAAAGCTGGcaatgttagaaaaaaaaaacctaatatcTATGCGCATTTGCCTCCAGAGCTTTTGGTCAGAATTGATGTACCACGTGCTGTGCTAAAATCAATCTACTTGCTGCCCTCAGTGATGCACCGCCTAGAGTCTCTGATGTTGGCCAGTCAGCTTAGGGAAGAGATTGATTGTAGCATCGATAACTTCAGTATATCAAGTACTTCG ATTCTTGAAGCACTAACAACACTTACATGCCCCGAACCGTTTTCCATGGAACGGTTGGAACTGCTTGGGGATTCAGTCTTGAAGTATGTTGTGAGCTGTTATCTATTCCTTAAGTATCCTGACAAAGACGAGGGACAACTATCACGGCAGAGGCAATCGATTATATCTAACTCGAATCTTCATCGCGTAGCAACTAATCGCAAACTACAG GGATACATAAGAAACGGCGCTTTTGAACCGCGTCGCTGGACTGCACCTGGTCAGTCATCTCTTTTTCCAGTTCCTTGCAAGTGTGGGGTTGAAACTAGAGAAGTACCATTGGACCCAAAATTCTTCACAGAAAACATGACCATCAAAATAGGGAAGTCTTGCGACAGGGGTCATAGATGGACTGTTTCGAAATCTGTATCAGACTGCGCTGAGGCCCTGATTGGTTCCTATTATGTAAGCGGTGGATTGCCTGCTGCTCTCCATATGATGAAATGGCTTGGTGTTGACGTTGATTTTGACCCGAACCTAGTCGTTGAAGCCATCAATAGAGTTTCTCTACGGTGTTACATCCCTAAAGACGAGGAGCTCACAGAGTTGGAGACAAAGATCCAACATGAGTTCTCTGCAAAGTTCCTTTTGAAAGAGGCTATCACTCACTCCTCTGTTCACGAATCCTATTCATACGAG AGATTGGAGTTTCTTGGCGATTCTGTACTGGATTTTCTAATCACTCGTCACCTTTTTAACACCTACGAACAAACTGGGCCTGGAGAGATGACCGATCTTCGTTCTGCATGTGTGAATAATGAAAATTTTGCGCAAGTTGCAGTGAAAAATAATCTGCATACCCACCTTCAACGTTGTGCTACGGTTCTTGAGACTCAAATAAACGAGTATCTGATGTCCTTTACAAAGCCAGATGAGACTGGTAGATCAATCCCTTCAATACAGGGCCCTAAG GCTCTTGGAGACTTGGTGGAGAGTATCGCTGGAGCGTTGCTGATCGATACAAGGCTAGATCTCGATCAAGTGTGGAGAGTCTTTGAGCCGTTGCTTTCTCCACTTGTAACTCCAGATAAACTTCAGCTTCCTCCATACCGGGAGCTCCATGAGCTATGCGACTCTCTTGGGTATTTCTTCCGAGTAAAATGTTCAAATGATGGTGTCAAGGCACAAGCTACGATCCAGTTGCAGTTGGACGATGTTCTTCTAACTGGAGATGGATCTGAACAGACAAATAAACTGGCTTTGGGTAAAGCAGCTTCACATCTGCTTACGCAACTTgag AAGAGAAACATTTCACGTAAGATTTCGATCGGAGATAATCAAAGTTTCATGGATGTCAGTCTTGCGTGCAATCATAGTGGCGGAGAAACTCCTGTTCCAGATTCTAGCGAAATCCAGAGTATAGTGATTCCAG ttaTTGGTCCTATAAACATGAAGAAAGGGGGGCCTCGTGGAACTCTACATGAGTTCTGCAAGAAGCATCTCTGGCCAATGCCTACTTTCGACACCTCCGTAGAGAAATCACG AACTCCTTTTGAATTCACAGATGGCGATGAGAAGCGAACTAGCTTCAGCAGTTTCATATCAACCATAACGCTAAGGCTACCCAATCGTGAGGCTGTGATGTACGCCGGAGAAGCTAGGCCCGACAAGAAGAGTTCCTTCGACTCTGCAGTCGTGGAACTGCTCTATGAGCTCGAGCGCCGCAAGATACTCACCATACAAAAGTAA
- the LOC104780255 gene encoding endoribonuclease Dicer homolog 3 isoform X1 → MHSSLEPEIMEEDSQQQGGGGGSNSLKRKFSEIDGDQQSLAPMMIDANGSYELKVYEVAMKRNVIAVLASGTNKSEITKMLIKAMGSSDTSKRLIIFLAPTVNLVKQQCCEIRTYVSLKVEEYFGAKGVDKWTSQRWEEEVSKHDVLVMTPQILLDALRSAFLKLEMVCLIIIDECHRTTGNHPYAKLMKEFYHESTNKPKLFGFTASAVVRKDQVSELERLMESKIFNPEERNGVEKFATAVKEGPIFYDPPSICSLELKEKLETLHHKFDVSLRRLQELEKSSFLDMENKFETYQKRLSIDYREILHCLENLGLICAHLAAEICLEKISDTKEDSQTYKECSMVYKEFLEDFLSTIGVYLQQEEKNLVDLQQNHLSAVNSGHVSPKLKELFHLLDLFRGEKSPYVLIFVERIITAEVIERFVKKEASLAYFNVLYLIGKKSSTDTSAQKSQIKIPDPFHVDKVNLIFITDVVEEGTQVPNCSCMVCFDLPKSECSYSHFQKHAKQSNSTSIMFLERGNPKQRDHLDDLMRREVLIQDPEVPNLKSCPPPVTSGHGMQETKAMVIPDSNITVSEEAAAVQTVIDPPNRNEQLTCKKLRLDKNLLQCSAKVKVASSKSKSSSSSAGSKKRKELHGTTCAKALSGTWEKNNDGAIFQAYKFDFCCNISGEAYSSFSLLLESTLAEDVGKVEMDLYLVRKLVKASVSPCRQIRLTQEEMVKAKCFQQFFFNGMFGNLFVGSKSLGTKREFLLQTDTSSLWHPSFMFLLLPVETKDLASTATIDWSAINSCASIVEFLKKNSLLELRVSDGNQCNTSSSQEVLLGDKMEETNLIHFANASSDKNSLEELVVIAIHTGRIYSIVEAVSDSSAMSPFEGDGSSEYATYAEYFNKKYGIILTHPNQPLMKLKQSHHAHNLLVDFNEEMVVKTEPKAGNVRKKKPNIYAHLPPELLVRIDVPRAVLKSIYLLPSVMHRLESLMLASQLREEIDCSIDNFSISSTSILEALTTLTCPEPFSMERLELLGDSVLKYVVSCYLFLKYPDKDEGQLSRQRQSIISNSNLHRVATNRKLQGYIRNGAFEPRRWTAPGQSSLFPVPCKCGVETREVPLDPKFFTENMTIKIGKSCDRGHRWTVSKSVSDCAEALIGSYYVSGGLPAALHMMKWLGVDVDFDPNLVVEAINRVSLRCYIPKDEELTELETKIQHEFSAKFLLKEAITHSSVHESYSYERLEFLGDSVLDFLITRHLFNTYEQTGPGEMTDLRSACVNNENFAQVAVKNNLHTHLQRCATVLETQINEYLMSFTKPDETGRSIPSIQGPKALGDLVESIAGALLIDTRLDLDQVWRVFEPLLSPLVTPDKLQLPPYRELHELCDSLGYFFRVKCSNDGVKAQATIQLQLDDVLLTGDGSEQTNKLALGKAASHLLTQLEKRNISRKISIGDNQSFMDVSLACNHSGGETPVPDSSEIQSIVIPVIGPINMKKGGPRGTLHEFCKKHLWPMPTFDTSVEKSRTPFEFTDGDEKRTSFSSFISTITLRLPNREAVMYAGEARPDKKSSFDSAVVELLYELERRKILTIQK, encoded by the exons ATGCATTCCTCGTTGGAGCCAGAGATAATGGAGGAAGATTCACAACAACAAGGAGGCGGTGGAGGAAGCAATTCGCTCAAGAGAAAATTCTCTGAAATCGATGGAGATCAGCAGAGTCTTGCTCCTATGATGATTGACGCTAATGG tAGTTATGAGTTGAAGGTGTATGAGGTTGCAATGAAGAGGAATGTAATTGCTGTTCTAGCGTCTGGAACTAATAAGTCAGAGATCACTAAGATGCTTATCAAAGCCATGGGTTCTTCTGATACATCCAAAAGATTGATAATTTTCTTGGCCCCTACTGTAAATCTTGTCAAACAG CAATGCTGTGAGATTAGAACATATGTGAGTTTGAAGGTTGAAGAGTACTTTGGAGCTAAAGGAGTGGATAAATGGACTTCCCAACGCTGGGAAGAGGAAGTTAGCAAGCACGat GTTCTGGTTATGACTCCTCAGATATTATTGGATGCCCTTAGAAGTGCATTCCTGAAACTAGAGATGGTATGTCTTATCATAATAGATGAATGCCACCGCACCACTGGCAATCATCCCTATGCGAAGTTAATGAAG GAATTCTATCACGAATCCACTAACAAACCGAAGCTATTTGGATTTACTGCGTCAGCCGTCGTTAGAAAAG ATCAAGTATCAGAACTTGAGAGACTCATGGAATCAAAG ATTTTTAATCCTGAAGAGCGGAATGGGGTGGAAAAGTTTGCTACAGCAGTAAAAGAAGGTCCAATATTTTATGACCCACCATCAATCTGTAGTTTGGAATTGAAAGAAAAGTTGGAAACTTTACACCACAag TTTGATGTTTCTCTTAGAAGGCTTCAAGAGTTGGAAAAAAGCAGTTTTCTCGACATGGAGAATAAGTTTGAGACATATCAAAAGCGATTGTCCATCGACTACAGAGAGATCTTGCATTGCCTTGAAAATCTTGGCCTGATTTGCGCACACTTG GCGGCTGAAATCTGCTTGGAGAAAATCTCAGATACGAAAGAGGATAGTCAAACTTATAAAGAATGCTCAATGGTGTACAAGGAATTTCTTGAGGATTTTTTATCCACAATTGGGGTGTATTTGCAGCAAG AAGAGAAAAATTTGGTAGATTTGCAGCAAAACCATCTGTCAGCAGTAAATTCCGGACATGTATCTCCAAAGTTAAAAGAACTCTTCCATCTACTGGATTTATTTAG AGGGGAAAAATCTCCAtatgttcttatttttgttgagaGAATTATAACTGCCGAAGTGATCGAAAGATTCGTGAAGAAAGAAGCGTCTTTAGCTTACtttaatgttttgtatttaATCGGTAAAAAATCCTCCACCGATACATCGGCACAGAAATCACAAATTAAAATCCCTGATCCATTTCATGTTGACAAG GTGAATCTTATATTTATCACGGATGTGGTTGAAGAGGGAACACAGGTTCCAAATTGCTCATGCATGGTTTGTTTTGACCTGCCCAAATCAGAGTGTAGTTACTCGCATTTTCAAAAACATGCAAAACAGAGTAATTCTACGTCTATCATGTTTCTTGAAAG GGGGAACCCGAAACAAAGAGACCATCTCGATGACCTTATGCGAAGAGAAGTCCTAATTCAAGATCCAGAAGTTCCAAACTTAAAATCGTGTCCACCTCCAGTGACAAGTGGCCATGGCATGCAAGAGACTAAAGCCATGGTTATTCCAGATTCTAACATAACTGTATCTGAGGAAGCAGCTGCCGTACAAACTGTGATTGATCCTCCTAACAGAAATGAGCAGTTAACATGTAAGAAGTTACGTTTGGATAAAAATCTTTTGCAATGCAGCGCCAAAGTGAAGGTTGCCTCTTCTAAAAGtaaatcatcttcatcatctgcag GTTCGAAAAAACGTAAGGAGTTGCACGGGACAACCTGTGCAAAGGCATTGTCAGGGACCtgggaaaaaaataatgatggCGCCATCTTTCAGGCTTATAAGTTTGACTTCTGTTGTAATATTTCTGGCGAAGCATACTCgagtttctctcttttgctcGAGTCAACCCTTGCTGAAGATGTTGGTAAAGTTGAGATGGACCTTTACTTGGTCAGGAAGCTTGTGAAGGCTTCCGTCTCACCTTGTCGCCAGATACGTTTGACTCAAGAGGAG ATGGTTAAAGCAAAGTGTTTTCAGCAGTTTTTCTTTAATGGCATGTTTGGAAATTTATTTGTGGGATCTAAGTCATTGGGAACGAAGAGAGAATTTTTGCTTCAAACTGACACAAGTTCTCTTTGGCACCCTTCCTTTATGTTTCTACTGCTACCAGTTGAAACAAAGGATCTAGCTTCGACTGCAACAATTGATTGGTCAGCTATCAACTCCTGTGCCTCGATAGTTGAGTTCTTGAAGAAAAATTCTCTTCTTGAGCTTAGGGTTAGTGATGGGAATCAGTGCAACACCTCATCCAGTCAGGAAGTCTTACTCGGCGATAAAATGGAAGAAACGAATCTAATTCATTTTGCCAACGCTTCGTCTGATAAAAACAGTCTCGAAGAACTTGTGGTCATTGCAATTCATACTGGAAGGATATACTCTATAGTTGAAGCGGTAAGCGATTCTTCTGCTATGAGCCCGTTTGAGGGCGACGGCTCATCAGAATATGCTACTTATGCagaatattttaataaaaa GTATGGGATTATTTTGACGCACCCGAACCAGCCGTTGATGAAGTTGAAGCAGAGTCACCATGCACACAACCTTTTAGTCGACTTCAATGAAGAGA TGGTTGTGAAGACAGAACCAAAAGCTGGcaatgttagaaaaaaaaaacctaatatcTATGCGCATTTGCCTCCAGAGCTTTTGGTCAGAATTGATGTACCACGTGCTGTGCTAAAATCAATCTACTTGCTGCCCTCAGTGATGCACCGCCTAGAGTCTCTGATGTTGGCCAGTCAGCTTAGGGAAGAGATTGATTGTAGCATCGATAACTTCAGTATATCAAGTACTTCG ATTCTTGAAGCACTAACAACACTTACATGCCCCGAACCGTTTTCCATGGAACGGTTGGAACTGCTTGGGGATTCAGTCTTGAAGTATGTTGTGAGCTGTTATCTATTCCTTAAGTATCCTGACAAAGACGAGGGACAACTATCACGGCAGAGGCAATCGATTATATCTAACTCGAATCTTCATCGCGTAGCAACTAATCGCAAACTACAG GGATACATAAGAAACGGCGCTTTTGAACCGCGTCGCTGGACTGCACCTGGTCAGTCATCTCTTTTTCCAGTTCCTTGCAAGTGTGGGGTTGAAACTAGAGAAGTACCATTGGACCCAAAATTCTTCACAGAAAACATGACCATCAAAATAGGGAAGTCTTGCGACAGGGGTCATAGATGGACTGTTTCGAAATCTGTATCAGACTGCGCTGAGGCCCTGATTGGTTCCTATTATGTAAGCGGTGGATTGCCTGCTGCTCTCCATATGATGAAATGGCTTGGTGTTGACGTTGATTTTGACCCGAACCTAGTCGTTGAAGCCATCAATAGAGTTTCTCTACGGTGTTACATCCCTAAAGACGAGGAGCTCACAGAGTTGGAGACAAAGATCCAACATGAGTTCTCTGCAAAGTTCCTTTTGAAAGAGGCTATCACTCACTCCTCTGTTCACGAATCCTATTCATACGAG AGATTGGAGTTTCTTGGCGATTCTGTACTGGATTTTCTAATCACTCGTCACCTTTTTAACACCTACGAACAAACTGGGCCTGGAGAGATGACCGATCTTCGTTCTGCATGTGTGAATAATGAAAATTTTGCGCAAGTTGCAGTGAAAAATAATCTGCATACCCACCTTCAACGTTGTGCTACGGTTCTTGAGACTCAAATAAACGAGTATCTGATGTCCTTTACAAAGCCAGATGAGACTGGTAGATCAATCCCTTCAATACAGGGCCCTAAG GCTCTTGGAGACTTGGTGGAGAGTATCGCTGGAGCGTTGCTGATCGATACAAGGCTAGATCTCGATCAAGTGTGGAGAGTCTTTGAGCCGTTGCTTTCTCCACTTGTAACTCCAGATAAACTTCAGCTTCCTCCATACCGGGAGCTCCATGAGCTATGCGACTCTCTTGGGTATTTCTTCCGAGTAAAATGTTCAAATGATGGTGTCAAGGCACAAGCTACGATCCAGTTGCAGTTGGACGATGTTCTTCTAACTGGAGATGGATCTGAACAGACAAATAAACTGGCTTTGGGTAAAGCAGCTTCACATCTGCTTACGCAACTTgag AAGAGAAACATTTCACGTAAGATTTCGATCGGAGATAATCAAAGTTTCATGGATGTCAGTCTTGCGTGCAATCATAGTGGCGGAGAAACTCCTGTTCCAGATTCTAGCGAAATCCAGAGTATAGTGATTCCAG ttaTTGGTCCTATAAACATGAAGAAAGGGGGGCCTCGTGGAACTCTACATGAGTTCTGCAAGAAGCATCTCTGGCCAATGCCTACTTTCGACACCTCCGTAGAGAAATCACG AACTCCTTTTGAATTCACAGATGGCGATGAGAAGCGAACTAGCTTCAGCAGTTTCATATCAACCATAACGCTAAGGCTACCCAATCGTGAGGCTGTGATGTACGCCGGAGAAGCTAGGCCCGACAAGAAGAGTTCCTTCGACTCTGCAGTCGTGGAACTGCTCTATGAGCTCGAGCGCCGCAAGATACTCACCATACAAAAGTAA